In Holophagales bacterium, one DNA window encodes the following:
- a CDS encoding site-2 protease family protein, with the protein MAEPLLPGDPPPAAPLGHSWPALRPNYLLAGGLLVLTFFTTTVLGTSYYLGSRTDVISYIPLWLAPETVRTVLAEPELLAIGLRFSLASLFILLCHELGHYLACRYYRLPATLPYFLPAPIGIGTFGAFIRIRGPLRTKRELFDVGVAGPLAGFIALLPFLLIGIARSTPVVVQVAADPSRSSMSLFLPGHGLLQLALIRLLHGPLPPGTILDPDPLALAAWVGLFATMLNLLPLGQLDGGHILYAVAGRLQRRLAWPLWGALLAVGTFFWKGWFFWCAVTLILGLRHPPVVDEAQPLDRRRRLVAWIVLAVFAICFMPVPLAELALAN; encoded by the coding sequence TTGGCCGAACCTCTTCTCCCGGGCGACCCTCCGCCGGCCGCTCCGCTCGGCCATTCGTGGCCTGCACTCCGGCCGAACTACCTGCTCGCCGGAGGTCTGCTCGTGCTCACCTTCTTCACCACCACGGTGCTGGGTACCAGCTACTACCTCGGGAGCCGCACCGACGTCATCTCGTACATTCCGCTCTGGCTCGCGCCCGAGACCGTCCGCACGGTCCTCGCCGAACCCGAGCTGCTGGCCATCGGTCTCCGCTTTTCGCTCGCTTCCCTCTTCATTCTTCTCTGCCACGAGCTCGGGCACTACCTGGCCTGTCGGTACTACCGTCTCCCGGCCACCCTCCCCTACTTCCTGCCCGCCCCGATCGGCATCGGCACCTTCGGCGCCTTCATCCGGATCCGCGGTCCACTGCGCACCAAGCGGGAGCTCTTCGATGTCGGGGTCGCCGGACCGCTCGCCGGGTTCATCGCTCTTCTCCCCTTTCTACTGATCGGCATCGCGCGGTCGACGCCGGTGGTCGTCCAGGTGGCGGCCGATCCGTCCCGCTCGTCGATGAGCCTCTTCCTGCCGGGGCATGGCCTGCTGCAGCTCGCGCTGATCCGACTCCTCCACGGTCCCCTGCCTCCCGGGACCATTCTCGATCCAGATCCTCTCGCTCTCGCCGCTTGGGTCGGGCTCTTCGCCACGATGCTGAATCTGTTGCCCCTCGGCCAACTGGACGGAGGACACATCCTCTATGCGGTCGCCGGGCGGTTGCAGCGCCGCCTCGCCTGGCCCCTCTGGGGAGCCCTGCTCGCCGTCGGGACCTTCTTCTGGAAGGGCTGGTTCTTCTGGTGTGCGGTGACGCTGATTCTGGGACTGCGCCACCCGCCGGTCGTCGACGAAGCCCAGCCGCTCGACCGGCGCCGTCGCCTGGTCGCGTGGATCGTCCTCGCAGTGTTCGCGATCTGCTTCATGCCGGTCCCTCTCGCGGAGCTCGCGCTCGCGAATTGA
- a CDS encoding tetratricopeptide repeat protein has product MIARTPRVVKEAVAGYLADMGLRRRTSIGFFASILAIAAAASAQAPLPASAGAEAFVLFHALADEGRLVDARSELDRALAASPDDAYVHAEAARFLMRMGQLGAAAQQADEALRCAPSSPDVLRIAGQVFMTQVEREPTALAKARSAFETLRASRPGDLEALISLGQIFLGSGDPARAVEVLKEALSFYPQHPMVLAMLADASRAAKDSAGAELALTSLVGLAPDRLEARVELADLLIERGAARDAVVLLSAAPPSQVATAEVTRRLALASYQAGDLPGAMRALDLLLAERPDFGGGHYLKGMVLLAEGRAEEAAVELDTLRQADPKNPELAAVTARAFDRSGATDRAAEILATLEEHLTEQKQTAEALEIRLERADLLSRHGRLDDALALTAPPSVGAGADVESRRALGQARTEILARLERWDEALELATASDLPEPGKSGLRAELLFRAHREREAGEVVARLVQAADAASLTAAAEALQRVNRHAEALPILEKARVLEPESPRLAFQLGVSLERTGRIQDAIAELSRAVEKAPQFAAALNYLAYLLAEAGVRLEDAAAMAEKALGISPESGAYVDTLGWIRYRQGDLATAKVLIERAVRLVGDDATLFEHLGDVLAALGDREGALRSFDKSLAIGPENRAAVELKRKALASRNGS; this is encoded by the coding sequence ATGATAGCGCGCACCCCTCGGGTTGTAAAGGAAGCCGTCGCTGGATATCTTGCGGACATGGGCTTACGCCGCCGCACGTCGATCGGGTTTTTCGCGAGCATCCTGGCCATCGCGGCCGCCGCCTCGGCGCAGGCCCCGCTGCCGGCAAGCGCCGGAGCGGAGGCGTTCGTCCTCTTTCATGCGCTCGCCGACGAGGGCCGCCTGGTCGACGCCAGAAGTGAGCTGGATCGGGCGTTGGCGGCCTCCCCCGACGACGCGTACGTGCACGCCGAAGCCGCGCGGTTCCTGATGCGCATGGGCCAGCTCGGCGCCGCCGCACAGCAGGCGGACGAAGCCCTCCGGTGCGCCCCTTCCTCCCCTGATGTGCTGCGCATCGCGGGCCAGGTTTTCATGACCCAGGTCGAACGCGAGCCGACCGCGTTGGCCAAGGCCCGGAGCGCGTTCGAAACGCTGCGGGCGTCGCGTCCAGGCGACCTCGAGGCGTTGATCTCTCTCGGTCAGATCTTCCTCGGTTCGGGGGATCCGGCCCGTGCCGTCGAGGTTCTGAAGGAGGCGCTCTCGTTCTACCCGCAGCATCCGATGGTCTTGGCGATGCTCGCCGATGCCAGTCGTGCGGCGAAGGACTCGGCAGGAGCGGAGCTGGCGTTGACCAGCCTCGTCGGACTTGCTCCGGACAGGCTCGAAGCCCGGGTGGAGCTCGCGGACCTCCTGATCGAGCGGGGAGCGGCACGCGATGCCGTCGTGCTGTTGTCGGCGGCTCCTCCGTCCCAGGTGGCGACCGCCGAGGTCACCCGCCGTCTGGCGCTCGCGAGCTATCAGGCTGGAGACCTGCCGGGCGCCATGCGCGCCCTCGATCTCCTCCTCGCCGAGCGTCCGGACTTCGGCGGCGGCCACTATCTCAAGGGAATGGTGCTGCTGGCGGAGGGCCGGGCCGAGGAGGCCGCGGTCGAGCTCGACACGCTTCGCCAGGCCGATCCGAAGAATCCGGAGTTGGCCGCGGTCACCGCCCGCGCCTTCGACCGGTCGGGAGCGACGGACCGCGCGGCGGAGATCCTCGCGACGCTCGAAGAGCACCTGACTGAGCAGAAACAGACGGCCGAAGCGCTGGAGATCCGACTCGAACGAGCCGACCTGCTCTCCCGCCACGGCCGCCTCGACGACGCTCTGGCCCTCACTGCCCCTCCGTCCGTCGGGGCCGGGGCTGACGTCGAATCGCGTCGAGCACTGGGGCAGGCGCGCACGGAGATCCTCGCCCGCCTCGAGCGCTGGGACGAGGCGCTGGAGCTGGCGACGGCCTCCGATCTGCCCGAGCCGGGGAAGAGCGGTCTGCGCGCGGAGCTCCTCTTCCGAGCCCATCGGGAACGCGAAGCCGGGGAGGTCGTGGCCCGCCTGGTCCAGGCGGCGGACGCCGCGTCGCTTACGGCCGCCGCCGAAGCGCTGCAGCGGGTGAATCGGCATGCCGAGGCTCTGCCCATTCTGGAGAAGGCTCGCGTGCTCGAACCGGAATCGCCGCGTCTCGCCTTCCAGCTCGGCGTTTCGCTCGAAAGAACCGGTCGAATCCAGGACGCGATCGCCGAGCTCTCGCGAGCGGTGGAGAAGGCGCCGCAGTTCGCTGCCGCCCTCAACTACCTCGCCTATCTGCTGGCGGAGGCGGGCGTGCGGCTCGAGGACGCCGCGGCGATGGCGGAGAAGGCCCTGGGCATTTCGCCGGAAAGTGGCGCCTACGTCGATACGTTGGGTTGGATCCGCTATCGCCAGGGCGACCTCGCGACGGCCAAGGTGCTGATCGAGAGGGCGGTCCGCCTGGTCGGCGACGACGCAACCCTGTTCGAGCATCTCGGGGACGTGCTGGCGGCACTCGGGGACCGCGAAGGCGCACTTCGGTCGTTCGACAAGTCTCTGGCGATCGGCCCGGAGAACCGGGCGGCGGTCGAGCTGAAGCGCAAGGCGCTCGCGAGCCGGAACGGTTCCTGA
- the tsaB gene encoding tRNA (adenosine(37)-N6)-threonylcarbamoyltransferase complex dimerization subunit type 1 TsaB, whose translation MATNPGPLLAIDAASPRSSVAVGLDGRLLAAVDAPGGPGARPLLALVDEAMRLAALSPRDLAHLVAVRGPGSFTGVRLALATAWALHEALECPASSITTFEALAWQGVGGPERILALVDALRGEWYCQLLAVDRPPMAISEARILSGEELRRLPPGSAIGFGVSALARELPDQQLLEAQPLAGPLAIALSLAPPTPDPGRLLTPLYLRAPTPEVRLAKGPSPGPPGA comes from the coding sequence GTGGCGACGAACCCAGGCCCCCTGCTGGCGATCGACGCCGCCTCGCCCCGGTCGAGCGTGGCGGTCGGCCTGGACGGCCGTCTCCTCGCGGCGGTCGACGCGCCGGGCGGGCCCGGTGCCCGCCCGCTCCTCGCCCTCGTCGACGAAGCGATGCGTCTTGCCGCGCTCTCGCCGCGCGACCTCGCCCACCTGGTCGCCGTGCGCGGTCCCGGCAGCTTCACCGGGGTCCGACTCGCCCTGGCAACCGCCTGGGCCTTGCACGAGGCTCTCGAATGCCCGGCGAGCTCGATCACCACGTTCGAAGCTCTCGCCTGGCAAGGAGTCGGCGGTCCGGAGCGGATTCTGGCCCTGGTCGACGCCCTTCGCGGCGAGTGGTACTGCCAGCTGCTCGCGGTGGACCGTCCGCCGATGGCGATCAGCGAAGCGCGGATCCTCTCCGGCGAAGAGCTCCGTCGTCTTCCTCCCGGATCGGCCATCGGATTCGGGGTTTCGGCCTTGGCGCGGGAGCTTCCCGACCAGCAGCTCCTGGAGGCACAGCCGCTCGCCGGCCCCTTGGCGATCGCACTTTCCCTCGCGCCGCCCACCCCCGATCCGGGCCGGCTGCTCACGCCGCTCTACCTGCGCGCTCCGACACCCGAGGTCCGCCTGGCGAAAGGTCCCTCCCCAGGTCCGCCCGGTGCCTGA
- the mutS gene encoding DNA mismatch repair protein MutS has translation MDPRSQGYTADPMAATAELTPMLRHYLELKSQNPDALLFYRMGDFFELFYEDAIDAAGLLDLTLTARHRGTENETPMCGVPHHAVDGYLAKVLRLGRKAAICDQMEDPAKAKGLVRREITRILTPGTVTEPGLLEGKERSLLAVVAWEGSSGAGAFLEVSTGEFWIRRWHGLDEAISELETVRPRELLLAPRGLPEALVDWSRREGVCLTQLAAEEWPDPRDAEDLLLRQFAVGTLRGFGLSTDEPATRAAAAALAYARRMRRADLGHLRGLESREAGDALILDATTLANLEVLRPQRDVGRSTSLLGVLDTTVSAGGGRLLRDWLRRPLRDAESIEARLESVERLVGRPATREALRAALSKVADLERLASRAALGAITPRESAALRDTLGQAPEVFARVGEVASPVLSSLTSADPIEGLLERLRRDLAESPATSPEDGPVIAEGVDAELDRVRSLAHDSKRHILALEARERERSGIPSLKIRYNRVFGYYIEITRANQHLVPADYQRRQTLVNAERYVTPEIKELEEQILTADERRVSLETAHFDALRQAIALEVERMSALGRAFSRIDALAAFADSASRHGYVRPRLGGAGSGIRIVDGRHPVVERALREPFVPNDCELDPERSQVVLLTGPNMGGKSTYLRQVALIVLMAQAGSFVPAREAEIGLLDRIFTRVGASDDLARGESTFMVEMIETANILRHAGPRSLVILDEVGRGTATFDGLSLAWAIVEHLHEVRRPLTLFATHYHELTELADLLPRVVNRTMAVKEWEEKILFLRRVVPGAADKSYGLHVARLAGLPPDVLSRAAEVLHNLEAAEYDPSGRPRLARGHVPSSQRPEQLPLFTPPEQLVAQLLRDLDIDRLTPLAALNVLQSLRSRLG, from the coding sequence GTGGACCCGCGCAGCCAGGGCTATACTGCCGACCCCATGGCGGCGACCGCCGAGCTCACCCCGATGCTCCGGCACTATCTGGAGCTGAAATCCCAGAATCCGGATGCCCTGCTCTTCTACCGGATGGGAGACTTCTTCGAGCTCTTCTACGAAGACGCCATCGATGCGGCGGGGCTTCTCGACCTCACGTTGACCGCGCGCCATCGCGGGACGGAGAACGAGACGCCGATGTGCGGCGTGCCGCACCACGCGGTCGACGGCTACCTGGCGAAGGTCCTGCGGCTCGGTCGGAAGGCGGCGATCTGCGACCAGATGGAGGACCCGGCCAAGGCGAAGGGGCTCGTGCGGCGCGAGATCACCCGCATCCTGACTCCGGGCACGGTCACCGAACCCGGCCTGCTCGAAGGCAAGGAAAGGAGCCTGCTCGCGGTCGTCGCCTGGGAGGGGAGCAGCGGGGCCGGAGCCTTTCTCGAGGTCTCGACCGGGGAGTTCTGGATCCGCCGCTGGCATGGTCTCGATGAGGCGATCTCGGAACTGGAGACCGTCCGACCTCGAGAGCTGCTCCTCGCCCCGCGCGGTCTCCCCGAGGCCCTGGTCGACTGGAGCCGACGCGAGGGCGTCTGCCTGACCCAGCTCGCCGCCGAGGAGTGGCCCGACCCCCGAGATGCCGAGGATCTACTGCTGCGGCAGTTCGCCGTCGGCACCCTGCGCGGGTTCGGGCTTTCGACCGACGAGCCGGCCACGCGTGCCGCCGCGGCGGCCTTGGCCTACGCCCGCCGGATGCGTCGCGCCGACCTCGGTCATCTGCGTGGTCTCGAGTCGCGCGAGGCCGGGGACGCGCTCATTCTCGACGCGACGACCCTGGCCAACCTCGAGGTTCTCCGACCCCAGCGCGACGTGGGACGAAGCACGTCCCTGCTCGGCGTCCTCGACACGACAGTGAGCGCCGGCGGTGGGAGGCTCCTGCGCGACTGGCTGCGTCGACCGCTGCGCGATGCCGAGAGCATCGAGGCTCGGCTCGAATCGGTCGAGCGGCTGGTGGGGAGGCCCGCGACACGCGAGGCCTTGCGCGCCGCCCTGTCGAAAGTCGCCGACCTCGAACGGCTCGCCAGTCGCGCGGCGCTCGGAGCGATCACGCCGCGAGAATCGGCGGCACTGCGGGACACGCTGGGTCAAGCGCCCGAGGTCTTCGCCCGGGTCGGCGAGGTCGCCTCCCCGGTGTTGTCGTCACTGACTTCTGCCGATCCAATCGAGGGCCTTCTCGAACGTCTACGCCGCGACCTGGCCGAGTCGCCAGCCACGTCTCCCGAGGACGGACCGGTCATCGCCGAAGGGGTCGACGCCGAGCTGGACCGGGTGCGATCGCTCGCTCACGACAGCAAGCGGCACATCCTGGCGCTCGAGGCCAGGGAGCGCGAGCGGTCGGGTATCCCTTCGCTGAAGATCCGCTACAACCGGGTTTTCGGCTACTACATCGAGATCACGCGGGCCAATCAGCACCTGGTCCCGGCCGACTACCAGCGGCGGCAGACGCTGGTGAACGCCGAGCGCTACGTCACCCCGGAGATCAAGGAGCTCGAGGAGCAGATCCTCACCGCCGACGAGCGACGGGTGAGCCTCGAAACCGCTCACTTCGACGCGCTTCGGCAGGCGATCGCCCTCGAGGTCGAGCGGATGAGCGCGCTCGGGCGTGCCTTCTCCCGGATCGACGCCCTGGCGGCCTTCGCCGATTCCGCCTCCCGCCACGGCTATGTCCGCCCGCGGCTCGGGGGTGCCGGGAGCGGAATCCGCATCGTCGACGGCCGGCACCCGGTCGTCGAACGGGCGTTGCGTGAGCCGTTCGTCCCGAACGACTGCGAGCTCGACCCCGAGCGGTCGCAAGTCGTGTTGCTGACGGGCCCGAACATGGGCGGAAAGTCGACCTACCTCCGGCAGGTGGCGCTGATCGTCCTCATGGCCCAGGCGGGATCATTCGTCCCGGCTCGCGAGGCCGAGATCGGACTGCTCGATCGGATCTTCACCCGTGTGGGGGCGAGCGACGACCTGGCGCGCGGCGAGTCGACGTTCATGGTCGAGATGATCGAGACGGCGAACATCCTCCGACACGCCGGACCGCGCAGCCTGGTCATCCTCGACGAGGTCGGGCGCGGGACGGCGACCTTCGACGGGTTGTCGCTCGCCTGGGCGATCGTCGAGCATCTCCACGAAGTGCGCCGGCCCTTGACCCTCTTTGCCACGCACTACCACGAGCTGACCGAGCTCGCCGACCTCCTGCCGCGCGTGGTGAATCGCACCATGGCGGTCAAGGAGTGGGAGGAGAAGATCCTTTTCCTGCGACGGGTCGTTCCCGGGGCTGCCGACAAGTCGTACGGCCTGCACGTGGCTCGACTCGCCGGGCTGCCTCCGGACGTGCTGAGCCGTGCCGCGGAGGTCCTGCACAACCTCGAAGCGGCCGAATATGATCCGAGCGGTCGGCCCCGCCTGGCTCGGGGCCACGTTCCCAGCTCGCAGCGACCGGAACAGCTCCCGCTCTTCACCCCACCGGAGCAACTCGTGGCACAACTCCTCCGCGACCTCGACATCGACCGGCTCACGCCGCTCGCCGCACTCAACGTGCTGCAAAGCCTGCGTTCCCGACTCGGATGA
- a CDS encoding phosphatidylserine decarboxylase family protein: MTFARESWPFVCPFPVAAAIAGALGHPGWAAGLALFGLAVLLFFRDPRRSYAGSPSTVIAAADGLVTRIDEVEDLAVGPGRRQLVVTFLSVFDVHIQRMPVDGEVVSSSLKPGKKVAAFRHDAGEINEGQLSVIRREDGDVIGVRQIAGLFARRVVCYLRPGERRARGERMGLIKFGSRVDLILPADYRILVKVGDRVRNGETPMAEPGRSA, translated from the coding sequence ATGACCTTTGCTCGAGAATCCTGGCCGTTCGTGTGTCCGTTCCCGGTCGCCGCGGCGATCGCCGGCGCCCTCGGACATCCGGGCTGGGCGGCGGGGCTTGCGCTCTTCGGCCTGGCCGTCCTGCTCTTCTTTCGCGACCCCCGCCGGAGCTACGCGGGATCGCCCTCCACGGTCATCGCCGCTGCCGACGGTCTCGTCACGCGAATCGACGAGGTCGAGGACCTAGCCGTCGGCCCGGGTCGGCGCCAGCTCGTCGTCACGTTCCTGTCGGTCTTCGACGTCCACATCCAGCGGATGCCGGTCGACGGCGAGGTCGTCTCCTCCTCGCTCAAGCCCGGCAAGAAGGTCGCCGCCTTCCGACACGACGCCGGGGAGATCAACGAGGGCCAGCTCTCGGTGATCCGGCGGGAAGACGGGGATGTGATCGGCGTGCGCCAGATCGCCGGCCTGTTCGCTCGTCGCGTCGTCTGCTACCTGCGTCCCGGAGAGCGTCGCGCCCGGGGCGAGCGCATGGGGTTGATCAAGTTCGGTTCGCGGGTCGACCTGATTCTCCCGGCCGACTACCGGATCCTGGTCAAGGTGGGCGACCGGGTCCGCAATGGCGAGACGCCGATGGCCGAACCCGGCAGGTCCGCATGA
- a CDS encoding GNAT family N-acetyltransferase, with protein sequence MPDPGAVRRATEADLRSLVALEQVCFPLPWSEVQISSSLTSELAEILLLGGSGLEPSAYAVFQFVADEAELLRIGVCPDRRGRGEARRLLTQGLERLRMRGLRTCHLEVAVHNEAARALYRALGFEPVGFRRGYYSDGSDAVLYSLDLSTPRRS encoded by the coding sequence GTGCCTGACCCGGGCGCCGTCCGCCGAGCCACCGAGGCCGACCTGCGAAGCCTGGTCGCCCTCGAGCAGGTCTGCTTCCCCCTTCCGTGGAGCGAGGTCCAGATCTCCTCCTCGCTCACCTCGGAGCTCGCCGAGATCCTGCTGCTCGGTGGGAGCGGCCTGGAGCCGTCGGCCTATGCCGTCTTCCAGTTCGTCGCCGACGAGGCCGAGCTGCTGCGGATCGGGGTGTGCCCGGATCGCCGCGGACGAGGAGAGGCTCGCCGGCTCCTCACCCAAGGCCTCGAACGGCTCCGCATGCGGGGACTCCGCACCTGCCACCTCGAGGTTGCCGTGCACAACGAGGCCGCGCGGGCTCTCTACCGAGCCCTGGGGTTCGAGCCGGTCGGTTTCCGCCGCGGCTACTACTCCGACGGGAGCGATGCCGTGCTGTACTCCCTCGATCTCTCGACACCCCGCCGTTCTTGA
- a CDS encoding D-tyrosyl-tRNA(Tyr) deacylase: protein MRLILQRVASAQVDVDGEPVGRIDRGVLVLVGCERGDDSQVVRRAVDKLAGLRLFEDDSGRMNRSTLEIGGSFLVVSQFTLLASLERGRRPSFDRAAPAEEAEPLVDAVVEGLRARGFTVATGRFRTHMRVSLVNDGPVTFVLDLPPES, encoded by the coding sequence ATGCGTCTCATCTTGCAGCGGGTCGCCTCGGCCCAGGTCGACGTCGACGGCGAGCCGGTCGGCCGCATCGATCGCGGCGTTCTGGTCCTCGTGGGGTGCGAACGGGGCGACGACAGCCAGGTCGTTCGGCGGGCGGTCGACAAGCTCGCCGGGCTCCGTCTCTTCGAGGACGATTCCGGCCGGATGAACCGGAGCACCCTCGAGATCGGCGGCAGCTTCCTCGTCGTCTCGCAGTTCACGCTGCTCGCCTCGCTCGAGCGCGGCAGGCGCCCCTCCTTCGATCGCGCTGCGCCCGCCGAGGAGGCGGAGCCGCTAGTGGACGCCGTGGTCGAGGGGTTGCGAGCGCGCGGCTTCACGGTCGCCACGGGGAGGTTCCGCACCCACATGCGCGTGTCGCTGGTCAACGACGGCCCCGTGACCTTCGTGCTCGACCTGCCGCCCGAGAGCTGA
- the nagZ gene encoding beta-N-acetylhexosaminidase, with protein sequence MNGGALLVVGFEGTALTPEERRVLERVRPGGLVLFARNLQEVDETRALVGALRRLLPEAILCVDQEGGRVDRLRRLVGPAPAPADLAGCRVSRSLRTGRTVGEALRHFGFDLDFAPVLDLDHGRVDNALDRRCFGRDPRSVVARAGAFLEGLSEAGILTCLKHFPGLGGAAQDTHHAGSAIDLPATELERDLSPFTRLAPVADAIMVSHASYPGWDPSRQPATLSPAIATDLLRRRLGFDGIAFTDDLEMQALGGWEEIAERAEAALIAGCDGLLVCRRLEETPGIAERLEAARIESRRLEAAARWERLRAALSARRKRVEGRKPLSLETVRLRLARLATSVPQNGMSSSPGGK encoded by the coding sequence ATGAACGGCGGGGCGCTTCTCGTCGTCGGTTTCGAGGGGACGGCTCTCACCCCGGAGGAGCGGCGTGTGCTCGAGCGTGTCCGGCCTGGGGGACTGGTCCTGTTCGCCCGGAACCTCCAGGAGGTCGACGAGACGAGGGCGCTCGTGGGCGCGTTGCGCCGGCTGTTGCCCGAGGCGATCCTTTGCGTCGACCAGGAAGGGGGGCGGGTCGACCGGCTACGGCGCCTCGTCGGTCCTGCTCCGGCGCCGGCCGACCTCGCGGGGTGTCGAGTGAGCCGATCTCTTCGGACCGGCCGAACCGTCGGCGAGGCCCTCCGTCATTTCGGCTTCGACCTGGATTTCGCACCCGTTCTGGACCTCGACCACGGTCGGGTCGACAACGCTCTCGACCGGCGCTGCTTCGGCCGCGACCCGCGAAGCGTCGTGGCGCGCGCCGGGGCCTTCCTCGAGGGGCTGAGCGAGGCAGGGATCCTCACCTGCTTGAAGCACTTTCCCGGATTGGGCGGGGCCGCTCAAGACACCCACCACGCGGGCTCGGCGATCGACCTGCCGGCGACGGAGCTCGAGCGGGACCTCTCGCCGTTCACCCGGCTGGCGCCCGTGGCCGACGCGATCATGGTCTCGCATGCCAGCTATCCGGGCTGGGACCCATCGAGGCAACCGGCCACACTCTCGCCGGCGATCGCCACCGACCTGTTGCGGCGACGCCTGGGTTTCGACGGGATCGCCTTCACCGACGATCTGGAAATGCAGGCGCTCGGTGGTTGGGAGGAGATTGCCGAACGCGCCGAGGCCGCCCTGATCGCCGGTTGCGACGGTCTTCTCGTATGTCGGCGCCTGGAGGAAACGCCGGGCATCGCCGAACGGCTCGAGGCGGCCCGAATCGAATCCCGGCGCCTCGAAGCTGCGGCACGCTGGGAGCGCCTGCGCGCCGCCCTCTCGGCGCGCCGAAAGCGCGTCGAAGGGCGGAAGCCCCTGTCGCTCGAAACGGTAAGGCTCCGCTTGGCGCGGCTCGCGACCTCCGTCCCTCAGAACGGAATGTCGTCGTCGCCCGGCGGGAAGTGA
- a CDS encoding integration host factor subunit beta produces the protein MIKADIVNQVSERSSVSRVKSAVAVDTIMEAMKDALVGGRRIELRGFGVFQVRDRKKGVGRNPKTGIEVAITPGKTVRFKPGKDLKGL, from the coding sequence ATGATCAAGGCAGACATCGTCAATCAGGTCTCCGAGCGCTCGTCGGTTTCGCGGGTCAAGTCGGCCGTCGCGGTCGACACCATCATGGAAGCGATGAAGGACGCTCTCGTCGGCGGGCGTCGGATCGAGCTCCGCGGCTTCGGCGTCTTCCAGGTGCGCGACCGGAAAAAGGGCGTGGGCCGCAACCCAAAGACCGGGATCGAGGTGGCCATCACCCCCGGCAAGACGGTCCGCTTCAAGCCCGGCAAAGACCTCAAGGGGCTCTGA
- a CDS encoding DUF465 domain-containing protein, whose translation MPTLDALRQELMESSEAFQQLVAEHQQCEQQLTALYQKTLLSQDDEIQEKQIKVHKLALKDRMEQMLREHRDSRVSA comes from the coding sequence ATGCCGACCCTGGATGCCCTGAGACAGGAGCTCATGGAAAGCAGTGAGGCGTTTCAGCAGCTCGTCGCCGAGCACCAGCAGTGCGAGCAGCAGCTGACAGCGCTCTACCAGAAGACTCTCCTGTCGCAGGACGACGAGATCCAGGAGAAGCAGATCAAGGTCCACAAGCTCGCGCTCAAGGACCGCATGGAGCAGATGCTCCGCGAGCACCGCGACAGCCGCGTCTCGGCCTGA
- a CDS encoding single-stranded DNA-binding protein, with protein sequence MVNKVILVGNLGKDPEVRSTPSGQPVATFSLATNRQWRDKNGEKQEKTEWHNIKVWGKQAEIAGRYLTRGKTIYLEGRIETRSYDDKKTGEKRYFTEIVCENFQMIGGARSAEGGRAPAPATGESHGPAEGGYDDPGHFPPGDDDIPF encoded by the coding sequence ATGGTCAACAAGGTCATTCTCGTCGGCAACTTGGGCAAGGATCCGGAGGTCCGTTCGACGCCGAGCGGTCAGCCCGTCGCCACCTTCTCGCTCGCCACGAACCGGCAGTGGCGCGACAAGAACGGTGAGAAGCAGGAAAAGACCGAGTGGCACAACATCAAGGTCTGGGGCAAGCAAGCGGAGATTGCCGGTCGCTACCTGACGCGCGGCAAGACCATCTATCTCGAAGGCCGGATCGAGACCCGCTCCTACGACGACAAGAAGACCGGAGAGAAGCGCTACTTCACCGAGATCGTCTGCGAGAACTTCCAGATGATCGGCGGAGCCCGTAGCGCGGAGGGGGGACGAGCGCCCGCGCCTGCCACCGGCGAGAGCCACGGTCCCGCCGAGGGTGGGTACGACGATCCGGGTCACTTCCCGCCGGGCGACGACGACATTCCGTTCTGA